A genomic window from Quercus lobata isolate SW786 chromosome 10, ValleyOak3.0 Primary Assembly, whole genome shotgun sequence includes:
- the LOC115965998 gene encoding ATP synthase delta chain, chloroplastic encodes MASLQHTPNFLQSTKSPPSIPSRSNLIHNLSFSATFPSLKLKAAVVASTTSTTTNGGASSAKMAASAAASYASALADVAKSNNTLDATSADVEKIEKIFANEQVFDFFASPVIDVEKKREMIDQIASSSALSPHTANFLNILVDSGRIDLIKDIVSEFEVVYNNLTDTQLAVVSSVVKLESQHLAQIAKQVQKLTGAKNVRIKTVIDPSLVAGFTIRYGSSGSKLIDMSVKKQLEEIAAQLDLGDIKLGV; translated from the coding sequence atggcCTCTCTCCAACACACTCCAAACTTCCTCCAATCCACCAAATCCCCACCGTCCATTCCATCTCGATCGAACCTCATCCACAACCTCTCCTTCTCCGCCACCTTCCCATCCCTCAAACTCAAAGCCGCCGTCGTCGCTTCCACCACCAGCACCACCACTAACGGCGGAGCATCATCAGCAAAAATGGCCGCGTCGGCAGCCGCCAGCTACGCTTCGGCGCTAGCCGACGTGGCGAAGTCGAACAACACCCTCGACGCGACGAGCGCCGACGTGGAGAAGATCGAGAAAATCTTCGCCAACGAACAGGTCTTCGACTTCTTCGCCAGCCCAGTAATCGACGTCGAGAAGAAGCGCGAAATGATCGACCAGATCGCGAGCTCGTCGGCCCTCTCGCCGCACACGGCGAACTTCCTCAACATCTTGGTCGACTCGGGCCGAATCGACTTGATCAAGGACATAGTGTCGGAGTTCGAGGTCGTGTACAACAACCTCACCGACACGCAGCTCGCTGTGGTGAGCTCGGTGGTGAAGTTGGAGTCGCAGCACTTGGCCCAGATAGCTAAGCAGGTTCAGAAGCTGACTGGGGCTAAGAATGTGAGGATTAAGACTGTGATCGACCCGAGTTTGGTGGCTGGGTTCACCATTAGATATGGGAGTTCTGGGTCTAAGTTGATTGACATGAGTGTGAAGAAGCAGCTCGAGGAAATTGCTGCGCAGCTCGATCTCGGTGATATCAAACTTGGTGTATGA